The genomic segment TGCCGTAAGGCTCTTCTATTAGGTCATCAAAAGTATATTGAGCAAAAGACTCTAACTCTGCCCAATCAACTATTTCAAATTTTATTTTATATGCTTCTGTTTTTGGAATATTACTTATCTCTAAATTTTTAATCAGTTTTCTGCCCTCCAATCTCTTTAAAAATGATTTAAATTGATTATTTTCAAATTCTCCTTTCAGCTCTATTTCCATGTCCGGCTTATAAGCAAAAAATGATTCCAAAAGTTCTATGCACTCTTTATTTATCAACATAGTTTAATAATAATTGTAATATTTATAATAATTGTAATATTTAGTTTATCTTAGTAAAAAACTATAAAAAAATCAAATGGTAAACAAAATGCCGGATAATTGGCCGGCATTTGTATTATTTACTTATTTAAATATATTTAATTTCTACTTTTTGTCTTTTGATAATATTTCCTCGTGCATTTTTTCAATTTTTTCATTGCGTTCAATTAAATCGTTTACCCTCAATAGCAAAGGATGATTTTCAACATCACCATAATACTTTTCCAAGTATGCTTTTAATGCAATCAAAACTAATTTGCTTATTGGTGAAAGTAATCGAGCATCAACTCTAATCGATTCCAGTTTGGCAGAAAATTTTTCACCATTGTATTCTAAATGGTGCATCGCAATGTCTGACCATGTTCCATGAATTGAATGGGAAGGAATTTGCTGTAAAACGGGATAAGCCCATTCGAGATTAATTTCCCTTAGGATGGTTTTATAATCTTTCCACCTTGGAATTTGTTTTAGATCTTCAATGCCGTTTATTTCTGATGCCCTAAACAAACGATCAATTGACTTCAGCATTCTTTCTTCAATTGGTAATTTTTTACCTCTCTGTTTGATATTTTCCTGTATTGAATTAAATAAATTTTTTTCAGCTTTAAGCGCTGACCTAACAAAAATATCAACATCTTCTGGCTTTGCCTTTGTGCAAAAATAAATAACGTTTATTGCAGACTCTACGATACTTCGGTTCAAGGCTAAAATTACTTCGCCATGCTCTTTAACTTTATCTACAGACAAAGCCGTAGCCGATGCCATAAATTTCACAATCCTAACCAGCAGGCCAACAATCAATGATTGATCACGTCCGTAAATATATTCCGATTTATCATCAGGATTACATAATCCGCAGACAACAGTTACTGCAGACATTGCCTCTTTGTATAAATCAAATGCAATTCTTGAGCAATTTTCTTCGTTGAAATTTGAAATATCAACTGGCGCACCCATTATTTCGTCAACGGAAGATTCAATGATTTTATCTTTCATAAATACTTTAATTATTCTTTTCAAAATCAATTAAAATCTGCAAATATTGTTTTTGCAAATCATCTGAAATATGAGAGTTATCAAGCTTAGAAATATCTCCTTTGTAGTCGATAATTTTATTTATTTCATCAAAATAAAATCCTTCAAGAGTGGCTATAAATAAATATGAAGGATTCCATGATTGGCTCATTCTTTCAGCATCTTTAAAAACATAGCCAGTATTCAAAGCGCGCATATACTTAACCTCTATAAGCTTTACATTCCTTGTTCTTCTATCAATTACTGCAAAGTCTGGCGCCGTTCTCAAAGTTTCTATCATTCCATTATTTTCTTTATATCCCTGCTGGACAAGCTCGGGGATAATTTTTTCATATCCAAACTCCAGCACCGTAAATTCTCCCGCCTCTCTATGCATTTGAGCAAATACAGTTTCAGCTATTTTTCCTTTTACTAAATTTCTGGCAAAATTTATATTGTTCATATTTTTTGTAATTATTAGTAATAAATATATTATTCTAATTTTGAATATTCATATTTAGAATATATAATATATGCATGAATAAGTCAATATACTCAAAAGAATACAAGGCACTGGTTACGAGACTGAAAGATGCCAGACTCAAAATTGGCCTTACACAAGGTGATGTTGCTAAAAGGCTGAAAAAGCCTCAGTCTTATATTTCCAAGATTGAAAATGGAGAACAAAGAATTGATGTTATTGAAATGAAAAAATTTGCTGATTTATATAAAAAAGATATTAACTACTTCCTTTAGATATATGGCAAAAAAGATAAAAAGAACGTGGCATAAAAATTTTCTTAAATACATGAAATTTATTGTTAGTCATCCTAACTACAAAGGAATGCCTGACTTGAGAAAGACTGATGGAAATATCAGGTGGATTTGCAGTGGCAAAAGTGAGATTGGACAAAGGCGATATAAATGGTGGGATAATAAGAGAAAAGAATTAAAGATAAAAAAGGATGGTCCCTGGATATCAAAAGTTGCAAGAGCTATTCACCCAACAGGAAAAAAACCATGCCAAATATGTGGCAAAGAAATGAGCTTGGACTATATTTATCCAAATAAAAGAAACGGTTTTAGCCCTGGAGCTATGAGTAATGCTCCTGATCGTCTTGATGGATTTCATACTTATAATTTATGTTGTCGAAGTACCCAAGATACAGGGAGGCATAAGGAAAACTTAAATCGTTATGGAGAAGATAGGCGGGCTTATGAAAATTGGGCTGATGGCGATTGGAAAGCGGCCAGCTGGCTGATGAAAGTTTTTAATAAACATAAAGTTAGCCCAGATCATATTGGACCAATATCTCTTGGATTTTCACATAATCCTCAATTTAACCCAATGACTCCTGCAAAAAACTCTGCTAAGAACAACCGGATGACACTTGTAGATGTTAAAACTTTAATAAAACTCGAGGAAGAGGGAAAAAGTGTTGTATCTTGGCACTCAAAATACATTTGGGATCTTTTGAAAAATAAAGTTAAAAATAATTCGGATGCTTTAAAACTTAGCAAAATAATGGGTCGGAATTTACATAATATTTTAATATCTCTCTCCCAAATTTCAGAAGCTGGATATGACAAGTTTTTAATATCAAATTTTCTGCATCCAGAATTTGCTTATTTTTCAATTTCATTTAAGGGTTTTAATTCTAAAGATGGAACGTATAAAGAAATGATAAAAACACCAGGCAAGAAAAAACAATATGAAAATAACGCAAAAAGATATATCAGAATATCTATTGAGTCGCTTGAATCTTATAAAAAAGTTAAAAATCGAAATACAAAAGCAATTAAATCAAAAAATGTCCAAAATACTTTGGATAAAACTTTACTATTACTTAAAAACAAAAAACACTCACTAGCTAAAAAGAGTTTGCTTAATGTGTGTTCTGAGCTAAGTAAAGAATTAGCTAAAGATTTTTAATCAATTCCTCTTCATACTTATCTGGAGTAATTAGTCCAGCCATTAATCTTTGATAGAGTCCTTTTGGGGCTATTTTTTGTTTCAAATAGTTCTCTCCTCCATTAACCTCAATTGATGGAAGGTTTCCTATAGCATCATTCACAGAAACAAACTTGTCTTCATTCGCAATTATTTCTTCAGGGTAGCATTTTTCAGGATCACCTTTTAAAACCCCTATTATGACAACCCTTTTTCGTTTTTGTGGAACACCAAACTTAACTGCTAACATTTTTTTTCCATGCATTTTATAACCAAGTTCTGAAAAACTTTCTTTTATACTTTCAAATGTTTTTCCTTTATTGCTTGTCAAAATACCTTCGACGTTCTCAACTAAAATTGTTTTTGGTTTTATTTTTTTTACTATTTCAACAAACTCTTTAAAGAGAAAGTTTCTAGGATCATCTACAAGACGTTTGCCGGCATAAGAAAATCCCTGGCAAGGGGGTCCGCCGATTATTATATCAACCTTTTTATTTTTAATAGCACTATAAATTCTTTTTTTCACATTTACATCAGTCACATCCCCCTCAACCATAGTAGTACCTTTATGATTTTTTTCATAAGTCTTGCAAGCATGACTAAAATTATCATTGGCTGCAATTATATTGAATCCTGCCCATTCAAATCCTTTACTCAAGCCACCTGAACCAGAAAAAAGATCAAGCACATTTTTTGTTTTAGTTTGCTCTTTTATTTTTTTTGCAATAAAATATGCGAGCAAGGGAGGGACAGCATTACCAATCTGTTTACAAAGAGAGGTTTTTGAACCCTCAAAAATAAAATCATCAGGGAAAGACTGTAATCTAGCCGCTTCCCTCGCGCTTATTACTCTATCATCTTTGGGATGAATATAAGCTCCGTTTCCTGGCCTATTAAAATATGTGGTAATTGTGTAGCTTGGTTTCTCCCATCTTAATCTTCCATATAAGGTAGTCCTACCACCTGTTTCTCTTATTCTCTCAAGCCGTTTAGATGGTATATTTAAAGGAATATTTTTCCAATTTCCTCCCGCAGGAATAGATACGACCATCTTTAAATCGTTCTCGCTAAGAGAGTAGGTTATGTGATTATATAGCATAATTAACTTTTTTATTTATTGTACTTATTAAACTTCCTTCTTGATACTTACTCAAGATAAAACTAATTTCATCCTTTGTTAGTTTATATAATTTAAAAATTTCCAAATTTAATTTAGCAACATCTTCATCTTTTTTTTCTTTTTTAATTCTACCTACCAGGGCTTCAATTCTATTTTTTTGTTTTTCACTAGGTACTGCAATTGGTAGTTCATCAATTTCGTAATTACTGATATGATTATTTGAATTTGTTATTTTGAATCGCCAATCTAAAAGTAATGAATTTAAAACTCCCAACAAGTAGTCGAGAGATATGTTTTTATCCTCAAAAAGATTTTCATGTTTTGAAATATAGTTGCATGAATTTCCTAATACAATATTAGCTGGAACTTTTGAAAACTTTAATCGTTTATTACCATGAATATTTGACACTTGTTGACATACAATCCTATCTCTTAAAACATGCTCTCTTTTTCCATTTAATTTCATAATGAAATTATCATCAACATATAAATTACCTAACTCAAAATCAAATTCTGCTATATTAATTCCTTTTAATAAAGGGAAGTTTGTCTTTTTATCAGTAATAAATGATTTATCTAAAGTTAAGTCTAGCTCTCCTCGTAAATTTTTAATATCAGAAAATGATTTAACTCTTGGATGGTTATTTATTTTTTCAAGAACGCCCCACCCCTTCTCATCTTCCACAATGATTGGAGCAGATTTAGAAATACTTTTAATGGTTTCTATATTAATTTTAATACTTCTTTTTTCCATGTCGTCAGAACTTATTACTTCAGGATTTATTTCAAGTATTTTACCTCTCCTGCTTTTATCTAATGCAAAAAAACAAAAGGCTTGAGAAATATCAGGAAAAAAACTATTTTTTTCAGGAATAATATAAATTTTTGAAAAAGAATAATTTTCTATCATTCTTTTTCTTAATTTCTCACTTTGACAATCATTTAATAATGTTATTGGAATTAATAGTCCAACATTGCTATTCCCGTTTGTATAATTTTCTAATATTTCCTCAATAAAAATTTTATAATAATTTAAAGTTCCTTCGTTATATTTATAAACTTTATTTATTTTAATAAAATTAACTAAATTTTTTATACTTCTAAAATCGACTTTTTGGGCATACTTGTTTGAATTCTCCTTTAAAAGTTTGTACGGAGGATTTGTCAAAACTATATCAAAACCATTTTTAACTTTAAAAATACTTCTAAGATCATTTTTTATAATTTCATTTTCTGTAATATTAAAAAGAACATTGCCAGCGTAATAATTCTTTTCATTTAATTCAATTTTTATCTTATATTTAAAATTGATATACAGAGGAATTATATTTTTTAATAGTCTAATTGCTTCTTGATCAATGTCGGCACAATAAATATTTTCAACAACCTGTTGAACTTTTTTATCAGTTAGTTTTGAACTTGAAGAAAAAATATAATCGATATATGCTAATGCAAAAATACCAATACCAGAACAAGGTTCTAAAAACTTTAAATCAAATAAATCTTTTTTATCTTTTAAAGCTTCCTTTGTTATTTGTTTCGCAATTTCATAATCTGTATAATAAATACCAAAATGTTTTCTTTCATCTGTTTTATCCATTTTGGTATTTTCCTTTTCTTTTTGATGAATCAATCCAATTAATTGAACAACAGAAATTGGGTCAATCTTATTATTTTTTTTCAAATTCTTATATAAAAAATCATCAACGGTATTTTTAATTAAAGGTTTTTCGGTTAGAAAGCTAAAGAGTAAATTAATCAATTCTTTTTTATTAATATATTTTGAACATATTGAATTGTATGTTTGAAATAGTTTTATCATTGTAATATTTAAAATTATTTTTATTAAAATTTATATCGTGTATGATAAAATTCCTTTTACCACTCCTTCAATCTTAAAATTATCCTTGCTCGCTAAAATTGCTTTGTATGCCTGATTTAATGAAGTGAGAAAGATATTATCTTTATCAATTTTTTGAATTTTTTTTATCATCACTTCATTGTTATTTACACATACAATAATATTCCCATCTTCTGGATTTATATCTTTTCTTACAATTACTAAATCGCCTTGTTTAATTTTTGGCTCCATTGAATCTCCTTTGGCTTTTACTAAAAAAGCTTCAGAAGATGAAAAACCTAGAATTTTTGTTGAGATTGGTATTCTATCAATAGGATTACCATCGAGCATTGAGCCGTTAGGACCACATTGTGCCATGCCATAGAGATTCAAAAAAGCAATTTTTTTATCCGGGTCATCAGCAAGAATTTGATAATCATGCGAATTATGCGGATTTCTCCTTAAATACCCTTTTGATTCTAATTGCTTGATGTGATGATGGACAATACTAGGAGATGAGGCACCAATTTCATCCTGAAGCTCACGAATAGTTAAAGGCTCTTCAATATTGCTTTTAAGTAATTCCAATAGTTTTTCTTGTTTTGGATGTAATTTTTTCATAAAACATACCTGTTAATAACTATAATAATTATAACATGTGAATAAGATGTGTGCAAGAACGTATTGACTTGTTCTAGTTTATGTTCTATATTAAATTTATGAATATTAAATTAAAATAACATTATGCTTAAAAAAGTTCAAAAGCAAAATTTAATTAAATGAAAAAAAATAAAACAAATTTTCTTATTTGGTTTTTTTATAAAACCGGAAATAAATTCAGGAACTTGGTATTTCGAAAACGGCTTGGCAGAAAAAGGTGGTCTGCAAAACTTATTATTTTTATTATGAGTTTTTTTGACTTTTTCCAAACAAGAGTTTATTTAAATACAGGCGAAGTTAATAAATTTGACCATTATGTTCCTAGGCTTTTATTGAATCGTTGGCGCATTGCTGAATCCGGTACAGATAAAGGGCAATTATATTGCTGGTCAAAAAACAAAGCAATGATTGAAAAAACACCTATAAAAAGCGTTGCCGGTGAAATCGATTGGGAGGTTGCTAGCGCGAATGGAGAGCCAAGCGATTTTGTTCGAAAAAAGTTATTTGCTGAATTATTGGAAGATAAAGCTTCCAGCGTCATTAAAATAATTAATACTACAGATAATTTAGATTTAACGTATTTAGAGGAAAGCACGCTCGCTGTTTTTATTGGTCATCAAATAACAAGAGTTCCATTATTTCACGAATATCTACTGCGCTTTTTTTCAATCGGCTATTCCAAAGGACTTATTACGTATAATGATTTGGGCAACAAAGAGGTTCTTACAAAAAAGGTCGCCAATAATGAAATAGGGATTACTTATGATCAATTATTAAAAAATAATATACACACAAGAGTTTCTGGAGGTAAACCACAAAAATTATTGTTATCATTAGTTATTGCCTCAGATGTAGGAGAAAAAATTAATCGAGGCAATTTACATATTTTAGAAATTCCTCAAAATTCCAATGATGAATTTGTTATTTCCGATAATCCTGTTATTTTTTTAGACTTCGAACGTCAATCTATTTTGCATTTTGTTCCTTGGTGGGAAATAGGTAAAAAAGATTTTTGGATATTTATGCCAATTTCTCCTCGAAAGGCAATCTTTTACTGTTGTAAATCTAAAAAGAAAGACGGCCCAATAGAAAATAATAATAATGACCTTGTTCAACTATTAAATTTCGGCCAATATTTATGCTGTACTGACAATGTTTTCTCTCGTAATATAAATATTCTAGAAAGCCACCTAAAACTTTATTCCAAAGAATTACATAATCTAAATAAAAATATATGACATTTCAAGATTTAATTGATACAGAGAACGAATTATTGCTAAAAGCTAAAAATGAGTATGATAAAGAATATATTAACTGTCTTAATTTAGTTTCTTTGCTCCAAAATTTTATCAAGAGCACTAAACTTGATAGCTGGTTATTTAATATTTTTCTATCATACATAAGAAAACATATCGTTTTAAGTTTTTTTTCAACCTTAAGACTACATCATGTTCAATCAGACGCTAATTTAAGACAAGCATTGGAAGCAACTTCCCTCGCTTGTTATTCGCTAGTTCATACTGAAAAAGAAAACTTCATGAAAGATGATAAAAATTTTAAAGATTATATCCTAAACAAGTCCTATAAATGGTTAGAGCAAAAATATCCAGATGCTTCGAAAGCAATAAAAATATCGAAAGACCAAATTAATTCAAGTTGCTCTCATGCCAGTCTTGCTTACGCATTTCAAGAATTTCAATTAGAAAGAGATAAATTTTCTTATTCGTTTTTTGATAAAGATGATAAAGATTTAGTTAAGGCATATTTATGGAATATTGCTCATATTTCCGGCAATATTATGGATATTATTTATGGAGTAAATAGAGATAGCAATATGCTTATTTTTACCAATGATTTTATTTCCAAGTTAAGAGAATACCGGAAAATAAATGATGAGATAAAAGCTGAATCATTAAATAAGGAAAAATTCAAAAAACATCTAGAACGACCAAGACAATGAAAAAAGAAGTTTACAATTTATATAAGCCACTCAGAAATCATCTCAGGCCGGTTGGTATTGAAAATGCTTTTTATGCGATTTGGGCCTATTTGAATTTTTTTCAGTTTAACAACGCTATTCCAAATAACATACAGGTAGATAAGATTATTACCGATAGCAAAAACGATGCTAGAAGATTTTTATCAGAATGGGAGCTGTCATTGTTGGCAAGGGAAATGATAGTCAACGGACAAGAAAATTTAAGTGGTGCGACAAAAAATTTTCAGAATTACAACTATTTTTCTAATGCAATAAATAAAATAAAAGAGTTCGAAAGCAACTTAAGCAAATTATATATAAATAAAAATAATATTTTAACTGAATTACGTAGATTGTCACATAGACAATTCCCTTGGCAACAAAAACCCAACTCTGTAGATTTTATTAGATACTATAAAATATATAATAATGAACGATTAAAAGAAATAGCTGAGAATAAATTAAAATTATCAATTCAACAATGGTACACAATCGGAACAGCAATTACAGGTGGCATTCTTTCACATCCAAAATTGAACATAGACTCTGAAATAACCATAGCCGGAATTACAAAAAAACATTTCGATATTTTTATAAATTTCACATCTACTAATTTAACAGATTTAAAGGAGATAATTCAGAGAGATGTTGATTATGATGACCAATATGTATATGCATTTAACCCTCTTGAATATTACCCGTTGATAAAAATAAAAAAATATTATTATTGTCCAATAATTACTTTTTTAATTTGGCGGATGACATCCGGAATTTATTTTGATTTAGTAAATGAAAAAAATTTTGGCAATAATTTTGGATTCGCCTTTCAAGATTATATAGAAGAAATTTCTAAAAAGGTTTTTAAAAATAAAAAAATAGCTTTTATCCCTGAAGAGAAATATTATGTAAATACAAAAACTCAAAAAGATAGTGTCGATTTTATAATAAAGAAAAATAACTTAGCATTTTTTGTTGAAGCCAAAGCAAAAAGAATTCAGAACAAATCAAAGACCCAATTATTATCAAACGAAACAATGGAAAAAGATTTGAATATTCTTGCTGAAGATATTTTGCAGATATATAAAACAATAAGAGATTACAAAAACGGATGCTATAAGCATTTCAAATATGACAAATCGATAATCATATATCCCTTATTAGTTACTCTTGAAGACTGGTATTTGTTCGGTGAAGATGTAAATAATTTAAAAGAAAAAGTAAAACAAAAATTAATTACCGCTAAATTATCATTAAATTGTTTAGATGAGATGCCTTATACCACCTGCTCAATAAAAAATTATGAACATCTAGTACAAGTTATAAATAATATAGAAATCAATGTTATTATGAATGATTGGTTTAAGCCTGAGCATAACGGGCATAATTTTGGTCAATTTTTATTTTCAAATTATTCAAAGCATTTTAAATCACTAGACTATTTTTTTCCAAATGATTTTGAAAATATATACCCAGATCAGGTTATGAAAAAACCACCCATTCCTGAGCAGTTCTAGTCAATTCCCAACAGTTCCCAATTTCCTCCCATTCCACCCCGTGTAACCCCGTTCTTGCCCGATTCTCACCATTTGTGAGCCGTTCATCATGATTAACTTAAATAACCATATTACACCGAATATTCCCCAATCTTTGGCACGATATAATATCGGTCTAGCTCCTGGAAGTAGGTTATAATCAGCTTCACTACCCCCCGCATATCGATACAAAGCCTGGTGTAAGCCGGGTTTTGTTTTGTCTTTACAAGGGTTTTCTCTGGTTCGAGCGTAGCAAATTTGGCCTCTAGGGGTTTAAGATACTTTTCAATCGCCAAGATGTGATTATGCGGTTGTATTAGCAATTTTCTTGTACTTAGCATTCGGTTCGAGCCTAATCTGTTAATGATGGCTCTACGTGTATCATCGTCACCTTTTTTGAACTTGATTAAAGCGCGCGTGGCGAATTTAACGTCTTCCAATTTTTCATCGTTCGTGGAATTTTGGCCTTTAAGAGAGGTGATTTTCTCTTGTAACAAGTTTATCTCTTTTTCATAGTCATTTCGTTGATCCGTGAACTCATCGTCTGAAATTAAACCTCTGCAACTTAATTTGGTTAAGTTGCTTTTTTCTTGTTTCTTCTTCTCGATCTTCTTGTTGAGATTATCAATGATATTTTGTCTTTCTTCTGGGTCTTCGTTTTTTGTCTCTTTCATAATTTTGAATAACAATTTTTGAAAGTCTGGCAGAAGATCATATTTTTCTAATTCCTTTTCAATTTGTTCTTCTAGCACAGGAAGACTAACAGCTTTCTCTTGGCAGTTTATACGAGGCTTCTTGTGATTACAGCGATAATATACAAATGTTTTTTCTTTACCAGTTTTTTTGATTATTTTTGTTTTTTTGTCAGCACTAACTAGAGACCCACAATTTGCACAACGGATTAATCCAGTATAGGCAAACTTGTTCTTTCTCATTCTAGGTCTACCTTTTTTGCCAAGTAGTTCTTGTATCTGGTCGAATTCTTTCAAAGTGATCATTGCTTTGTGTTTGCCTTGTTTTTGTTTTCCGTCATATTGAATAATGCCTGCATAAAAAGGATTGGTAAATATTCGATACATGGAACAACGAGAAAGTTCTTTATTTTTGATTCGTGTTTTAAAATCCCATTCGTCATTTAATATATCAAGGACTTTTGGAACCGAATAGTTGCCAGTGAGCATTAAGTCAAAAGCTTTTCGTAAGCAATCAAATCTTTTTCTATCAACTTTGATAATCCGATAACCCTTGTCTTTGAGCATGACATTTTTGTAACCATTCGGAGCAATGTTTGGTTGCCAGCCCATTTGGAATTTCTTTTCTAGTCCACGTCGAACATCCTTTCCTAGTTTGGAAGAAAAGTATTGTGATTGAGATAATGCCAGTTGCAACATCATAATTCCTTCGGGAGAATTATCAAAATTGTATGATACGAATTTCAAATCATCAATTACACCAGTTCGTACCAAGTAAGTTATAGTCGAAGCGTCAATCTCGTTTCTGGACAGTCTATCAGGGTGCCAAGCGATTATTCCCGTGGCTTCGCCTTTTCGTATTCGCTTGATCATACTTTCGAACACAGGGCGATTGTAAGGTTTAAAAGCAGAGTGTTTTTCTTCCAGAACTTCCAAAATATCAAGATCGCTAAAAAACTCTTTCGCTTTGTCTAATTGACTGGAAATAGATAGGGCTTGTTTTTCTTCGCCCTCACTTGATTTTCTTACATAAACAAAATACTTCATACAATTATTTATAATAAATCTTTGACAATTAGCTGTTTGTTAATTATTATTGAGATATAGCAATGATTAAAATCTAACTTTTTTATAGGGGGGGGTGGTCATGGAGATTTGGTTGTTTATTATCGTTCTTTCGCATGTGTTTTTATCTTTATTCCAGTGGATTAAAAACAACCGATACGGTGTAAGAAAAAACATCGTGAAAGTTGGCTTTTCTCTTCGTGTAGTCATGTTTGTAAAGGATTATGTTGTAATGCTTACAATTGTGACTGTTTCTATTGTTTATCTTTTTGACGGTAGCTATTCATTCTTAATGAAGGTTAAGTTTCCGTCATCGATCTCCTACATGGGAATATTTTTAGCCCTAACCTCTGTTGTGCTAAAAGCTTGGTCCTATGGAACGATAAACAAAAACTGGTCAGCAACAATGGCAATATACCGACAACATGAACTTGTGACCTGGGGTCCGTATGCCCATGTCAGACATCCAATTTATACAAGTTATGTACTTATGACTATTGGTGCGTTTTTCTTGTCAGGGATCCTAGCCTTTCTGTTGCTTGGGACATTGTACATTTTGATAAATTTAATTCGCGTGAAAAAAGAGGAAAAAGAACTTGGTCGAATTTTTGACCGAACACACAAAGTATACAAAAGAAGAGTGGGAATGTTCATTCCCAAAAGTGTGCAAGTTACATGCATAGTTGTTTTATTGCTATGCAATGTTGTGGGCATGATTGATGAGTTTCTTTTTTTGTTAACCGGCAATTCTTTCACCTTACAGTGGTTTGCATATCTGCTGACATAACACTATGGAAGATTGCAATGCTCTTGGGCAGCTGATATTTAGCTGCCCATTATTTTTTTCAAAGATTAAAAACAAAAAAGGACGGTTCTAGCTTACCCGAAACAATTACCAAAAAGATAACTTCATCGGAAGAACCGCCCATCTCTGGGATGTAGTTATAAAAAAATCCTCTTGGTATTATTTTATTGTTTCGAGTAAGCATTTATATAGTAGCAGAATTATTTAATTTCTCAAGACCTCTAGGTCTTTTTTGTATATAGGGCTATATACGATTTTTCCTAGTTCAACTAGGTCTTCTAGTAGTGAATAAGCTTTTTCATAGCTTATCTCTTCGTTGAAATTTTTCTTGTAG from the Patescibacteria group bacterium genome contains:
- a CDS encoding DUF5677 domain-containing protein, translated to MKDKIIESSVDEIMGAPVDISNFNEENCSRIAFDLYKEAMSAVTVVCGLCNPDDKSEYIYGRDQSLIVGLLVRIVKFMASATALSVDKVKEHGEVILALNRSIVESAINVIYFCTKAKPEDVDIFVRSALKAEKNLFNSIQENIKQRGKKLPIEERMLKSIDRLFRASEINGIEDLKQIPRWKDYKTILREINLEWAYPVLQQIPSHSIHGTWSDIAMHHLEYNGEKFSAKLESIRVDARLLSPISKLVLIALKAYLEKYYGDVENHPLLLRVNDLIERNEKIEKMHEEILSKDKK
- a CDS encoding helix-turn-helix transcriptional regulator, whose translation is MNKSIYSKEYKALVTRLKDARLKIGLTQGDVAKRLKKPQSYISKIENGEQRIDVIEMKKFADLYKKDINYFL
- the dcm gene encoding DNA (cytosine-5-)-methyltransferase; amino-acid sequence: MLYNHITYSLSENDLKMVVSIPAGGNWKNIPLNIPSKRLERIRETGGRTTLYGRLRWEKPSYTITTYFNRPGNGAYIHPKDDRVISAREAARLQSFPDDFIFEGSKTSLCKQIGNAVPPLLAYFIAKKIKEQTKTKNVLDLFSGSGGLSKGFEWAGFNIIAANDNFSHACKTYEKNHKGTTMVEGDVTDVNVKKRIYSAIKNKKVDIIIGGPPCQGFSYAGKRLVDDPRNFLFKEFVEIVKKIKPKTILVENVEGILTSNKGKTFESIKESFSELGYKMHGKKMLAVKFGVPQKRKRVVIIGVLKGDPEKCYPEEIIANEDKFVSVNDAIGNLPSIEVNGGENYLKQKIAPKGLYQRLMAGLITPDKYEEELIKNL
- a CDS encoding Eco57I restriction-modification methylase domain-containing protein translates to MKKNNKIDPISVVQLIGLIHQKEKENTKMDKTDERKHFGIYYTDYEIAKQITKEALKDKKDLFDLKFLEPCSGIGIFALAYIDYIFSSSSKLTDKKVQQVVENIYCADIDQEAIRLLKNIIPLYINFKYKIKIELNEKNYYAGNVLFNITENEIIKNDLRSIFKVKNGFDIVLTNPPYKLLKENSNKYAQKVDFRSIKNLVNFIKINKVYKYNEGTLNYYKIFIEEILENYTNGNSNVGLLIPITLLNDCQSEKLRKRMIENYSFSKIYIIPEKNSFFPDISQAFCFFALDKSRRGKILEINPEVISSDDMEKRSIKINIETIKSISKSAPIIVEDEKGWGVLEKINNHPRVKSFSDIKNLRGELDLTLDKSFITDKKTNFPLLKGINIAEFDFELGNLYVDDNFIMKLNGKREHVLRDRIVCQQVSNIHGNKRLKFSKVPANIVLGNSCNYISKHENLFEDKNISLDYLLGVLNSLLLDWRFKITNSNNHISNYEIDELPIAVPSEKQKNRIEALVGRIKKEKKDEDVAKLNLEIFKLYKLTKDEISFILSKYQEGSLISTINKKVNYAI
- a CDS encoding LexA family transcriptional regulator, with product MKKLHPKQEKLLELLKSNIEEPLTIRELQDEIGASSPSIVHHHIKQLESKGYLRRNPHNSHDYQILADDPDKKIAFLNLYGMAQCGPNGSMLDGNPIDRIPISTKILGFSSSEAFLVKAKGDSMEPKIKQGDLVIVRKDINPEDGNIIVCVNNNEVMIKKIQKIDKDNIFLTSLNQAYKAILASKDNFKIEGVVKGILSYTI
- a CDS encoding DUF4238 domain-containing protein; amino-acid sequence: MKKNKTNFLIWFFYKTGNKFRNLVFRKRLGRKRWSAKLIIFIMSFFDFFQTRVYLNTGEVNKFDHYVPRLLLNRWRIAESGTDKGQLYCWSKNKAMIEKTPIKSVAGEIDWEVASANGEPSDFVRKKLFAELLEDKASSVIKIINTTDNLDLTYLEESTLAVFIGHQITRVPLFHEYLLRFFSIGYSKGLITYNDLGNKEVLTKKVANNEIGITYDQLLKNNIHTRVSGGKPQKLLLSLVIASDVGEKINRGNLHILEIPQNSNDEFVISDNPVIFLDFERQSILHFVPWWEIGKKDFWIFMPISPRKAIFYCCKSKKKDGPIENNNNDLVQLLNFGQYLCCTDNVFSRNINILESHLKLYSKELHNLNKNI